A single genomic interval of Oncorhynchus mykiss isolate Arlee chromosome 13, USDA_OmykA_1.1, whole genome shotgun sequence harbors:
- the LOC110486290 gene encoding G patch domain-containing protein 8 isoform X1, whose amino-acid sequence MSSTKRDERSCCVQKMADRFSRFNEERDFQGGNHFDQYEEGQLEQASLDKPIESDNIGHRLLQKHGWKLGQGLGKTMQGRTDPVPIILKYDVMGMGRMEMELDVAEDATEKRKVLEVEKEVTEELQQKYKDQVEKEKAIAKALEDLRANFYCELCEKQYQKHQEFDNHINSYDHAHKQRLKELKQREFARNVSSRSRKGGKKQEKLLRRLHVLAEQRKQQNRTPGSGPMFKPTTVAVDGEKGEEGSAVTPEYVPPTDTAMEGLSGEEKSSGGQASPKPAPTVSFSLGKSSSSPAGASKVSVSFSFAKKPPVKLETVAAVFAKLHQDDEEEGGQEEGGEKAAGQEETSGCSTESPKGGGGGGNGTAGPEEEEEEQQEEQLYQEQPEQQEEEDDGASLASTLNKLKMMMKKEEGWAGQEPEYYHYIPPTHCRVKPRFQFLVFMKATDQCEIREQEEDEEVEEKEVKKTEKVVVEVSEQTQPKATECKSEEPEKTPAAPVTEPTPTSPKLKTEEASASLTDPPPTMAPTPVPGSKQETPVPEPNSGPKIPTGPFFLVLSKDESTTLQWPSELLDFTKAQPALSYSCNPLYFDFKLSRNKGGRAAKSSKPAGEGAEKKTNPEAAAAVNEGNAAAATTTTTTPGPSTDNTGKEQPSLKIEGSQGETEEQKLQSSTSGAKKKKKKKKKHKKSGKGSKREEKEKGAIVDGDAETEILGEKTKKKKKHKRKKSKNKGEEGEEGGGGDKEKPKEDKAVAATVSSAPPAPAGTGSTTGVEPGKRKRPAKEALQKSGAEEGGAGKGSDEAKPSEEHNGTKRLKTDPSAPPSASCSSSAQKSPGPGRPPSSESEEEEGGGGSASRSSRRRSTPREGHRHQSEDSGRSRSRSSRRGDGRGSSRRRHRGQASRSQSDSSSSERSSSAYSRRSRSYSDSYSDDSDGGRHRRHSKRSSDSEYDRRGSGGRRRSRRRHYSSSSSEDSRSRSRSHSRRKRHQRRHRSSSRSSSSRSRSSSARSWRRSYSRSHSSASRSSSSTKGSPHRGRGGQGGHRGRADSATQRRDFNRSCIYRSQSPRSASSRAPNRNSSSQSQRAGGSRGEGGGDQRNSSSHFTARQLLDKIQSRKGSDVPTTGTKTGAKIKDPPSGYFGPKLPPALGNKSMLPLFGKLQAGKKFPAIPLTRPDGGEKSSAGKGSDAVAEVILMEPIREFPPPPPPPPAHKKVEETVVVVQEARHLTLDARVLHEPRPLFHQEPSMLMPPYQGDPGQDPSQNPMMESLIPDMHQQPPPMHAYPNYPPPSLEDEDMGVEAEEDDLAPLESQPITFTPEEMEKYGKLQQAAQQHIQQQLLAKHIKTFPSAAAAQAAANMAAAANHLQPAPPPPQQQMIQIHQPAVSAASATSITTVQHLIQQHHAAQAAAMGIHPHGPHPHPQLAQVHHIPQHHLTPISLSHLGHSLGHTLGHQLGVGHAGLIPAHHTAFLSGQPIHIIPASALHHHSPLALHHIPHSSLYPTLFAPRHSNAAAAAALQLHPFLHPIFSGQDLQHPPNHGS is encoded by the exons gaCGCACTGACCCTGTGCCCATCATCCTCAAATATGATGTCATGGGGATGGGACGCATGGAGATGGAG ttggacGTTGCCGAAGATGCTACAGAGAAGAGGAAAGTgctggaggtggagaaggaagtcACAGAGGAATTACAGCAGAAATACAAG GACCAGGTGGAAAAGGAGAAGGCCATCGCCAAAGCCCTGGAAGACCTGCGGGCCAACTTTTACTGTGAGCTGTGTGAGAAACAGTACCAGAAGCACCAAGAGTTTGACAACCACATCAACTCGTACGACCACGCTCATAAGCAG AGGCTTAAGGAGCTGAAGCAGAGGGAGTTTGCGAGAAATGTGTCATCACGCTCCCGGAAGGGTGGGAAGAAGCAGGAGAAGCTGCTACGCAGGCTGCATGTGCTGGCTGAGCAGAGGAAACAGCAGAACCG TACCCCGGGAAGTGGTCCCATGTTCAAACCCACCACCGTGGCAGTAGATGGGGAGAAGGGTGAAGAGGGGAGTGCTGTAACCCCCGAGTATGTTCCCCCTACAGACACTGCCATGGAGGGCTTGTCAGGGGAGGAGAAGAGCAGTGGGGGTCAGGCCTCCCCCAAACCAGCCCCCACCGTCAGCTTCTCCCTGGGGAAGAGCAGCTCATCCCCGGCCGGGGCCTCCAAGGTCAGCGTGTCCTTCTCCTTCGCCAAGAAACCCCCAGTGAAGCTGGAGACTGTCGCAGCAGTGTTCGCTAAACTCCATCAGGAtgacgaggaggaggggggacaggaggagggaggggagaaggccGCGGGACAGGAGGAGACCTCCGGCTGCAGCACCGAGAGCcccaagggaggaggaggaggggggaatggAACTGCAGggccggaggaggaggaggaggagcagcaggaggagcaactaTATCAAGAACAACCAGAGCAGCAGGAGGAAGAAGATGATGGCGCCTCCCTAGCCTCCACTCTCAACAAGctgaagatgatgatgaagaagGAGGAAGGCTGGGCCGGCCAGGAGCCTGAATACTACCACTACATCCCACCAACCCACTGCAGAGTCAAACCCCGCTTCCAGTTCCTGGTGTTCATGAAGGCCACAGACCAGTGTGAGATCAGGGAgcaagaagaagatgaagaggtGGAAGAGAAGGAAGTGAAGAAGACCGAGAAGGTGGTAGTCGAGGTTTCTGAGCAGACACAGCCAAAAGCTACTGAGTGCAAATCAGAGGAGCCAGAGAAGACTCCTGCAGCTCCAGTCACAGAGCCCACTCCCACATCACCTAAACTGAAGACTGAAGAGGCCTCTGCCAGCTTAACAGACCCCCCACCCACAATGGCCCCCACCCCAGTACCAGGCAGCAAGCAGGAGACCCCAGTCCCAGAGCCCAACTCGGGCCCCAAAATCCCCACCGGCCCCTTCTTCCTGGTCCTGAGCAAAGACGAGAGCACCACTCTGCAGTGGCCCTCGGAGCTGCTGGACTTTACCAAGGCTCAGCCCGCCCTCTCTTACAGCTGCAACCCCCTGTACTTCGACTTCAAACTGTCCCGCAACAAAGGGGGACGAGCAGCCAAGTCCTCCAAGCCCGCTGGTGAAGGAGCTGAGAAAAAAACCAATCCTGAGGCAGCTGCTGCAGTCAATGAGGGGAAtgctgctgctgccaccaccaccaccaccacccctgggCCCAGCACTGACAACACTGGTAAGGAGCAGCCCTCCTTAAAAATAGAGGGTTCCCAAGgggagactgaggaacaaaagCTACAGAGTAGCACAAGCGGagccaagaagaagaaaaagaagaagaagaagcataaGAAATCTGGGAAAGGCTCCAAGCGCGAAGAAAAAGAGAAGGGAGCCATAGTGGACGGGGACGCGGAAACTGAGATCCTAGGAGAGAAaaccaaaaagaagaaaaaacacaAACGAAAGAAGAGCAAAAACAAAGGTGAGGAGGGGGAAGAAGGAGGTGGTGGTGATAAGGAAAAGCCTAAAGAGGATAAAGCAGTAGCCGCAACGGTTTCTAGTGCTCCCCCAGCACCAGCAGGAACAGGATCTACTACAGGAGTGGAACCTGGGAAGAGGAAACGACCAGCCAAAGAAGCACTTCAGAAGTCCGGGGCAGAGGAAGGTGGGGCAGGGAAAGGTTCTGACGAGGCCAAGCCCTCTGAGGAGCACAACGGCACCAAGCGTCTGAAGACAGACCCCAGCGCCCCACCCAGCGCTTCCTGCTCCTCCTCGGCCCAGAAGAGCCCCGGGCCAGGCAGACCACCCAGCAgtgagagtgaggaggaggaaggaggtggAGGCTCAGCTTCCCGATCCAGCCGCCGCAGGTCCACGCCCCGGGAGGGGCACCGGCACCAGAGCGAGGACTCCGGCCGCTCCCGAAGCCGCTCGTCGCGTCGGGGAGACGGGCGAGGGAGCAGCCGGCGGCGGCACCGCGGCCAGGCCTCCCGTAGCCAGTCAGACTCCAGCAGCTCGGAGCGCTCCTCGAGCGCCTACAGCCGGCGCAGCCGCAGCTACTCAGACAGTTACAGTGACGACAGTGACGGAGGCCGCCACCGGAGACACTCTAAACGCTCCTCTGACTCCGAGTACGATCGACGGGGAAGCGGCGGGCGGCGGCGCTCCAGAAGACGTCACTATTCTTCCTCGTCCTCGGAGGACTCTCGCTCCCGCTCACGCAGCCACAGCCGCAGGAAGAGGCACCAGCGGCGGCACCGGAGCAGCTCTCGGAGCTCTAGCAGCAGGAGCCGCAGCAGCAGCGCCAGGTCGTGGAGACGCAGCTACAGCCGCAGCCACAGCTCAGCCAGCCGCTCCTCCAGCTCTACTAAGGGCTCCCCTCACCGGGGTCGGGGAGGCCAGGGGGGCCACAGGGGCCGGGCAGACAGCGCTACACAACGCCGAGACTTCAACCGCTCCTGCATCTACCGTTCCCAGTCCCCCCGCTCTGCCTCGTCACGAGCCCCAAACCGCAACAGCAGCTCCCAGAGCCAGAGGGCAGGGGGGTCccggggagaaggaggaggagaccagaggaACTCTTCCTCACACTTCACCGCCCGCCAGCTTCTGGATAAGATCCAGTCCAGGAAGGGATCTGATGTCCCAACCACAGGGACCAAGACTGGCGCCAAGATCAAGGACCCACCATCGGGCTACTTTGGGCCCAAACTGCCTCCAGCTCTGGGCAATAAGTCCATGCTGCCCCTGTTCGGTAAGCTGCAGGCAGGGAAGAAATTCCCTGCGATCCCCCTGACCCGGCCCGATGGTGGAGAGAAGTCATCAGCAGGGAAAGGTTCAGATGCTGTGGCAGAGGTCATCCTGATGGAGCCCATCCGGGAGTTCCCCCCACCGCCTCCCCCTCCACCAGCTCATAAGAAGGTGGAGGAGACGGTAGTAGTTGTTCAGGAAGCCCGCCACCTCACCCTGGACGCACGGGTTCTTCATGAGCCCCGTCCACTGTTCCATCAGGAACCCTCCATGCTGATGCCCCCATACCAGGGCGACCCGGGACAGGACCCCTCCCAGAACCCCATGATGGAGTCCCTCATCCCCGACATGCATCAGCAGCCACCCCCCATGCACGCCTACCCCAACTACCCCCCGCCCAGCCTGGAGGATGAGGACATGGGCGTGGAGGCAGAGGAGGACGATCTGGCCCCGCTGGAGAGCCAGCCCATCACCTTCACCCCAGAGGAGATGGAGAAGTACGGCAAGCTGCAGCAGGCCGCCCAGCAGCACATCCAGCAGCAGCTCCTGGCCAAGCACATCAAGACCTTCCCCTCAGCCGCAGCAGCACAGGCTGCAGCGAACATGGCTGCAGCAGCGAACCATCTGCAGCCggcacccccccctccccagcaGCAGATGATCCAGATCCACCAGCCTGCTGTGTCTGCAGCCTCGGCTACCTCCATCACCACAGTACAACACCTCATCCAGCAGCACCATGCTGCTCAGGCTGCAGCCATGGGCATCCACCCACACGGACCCCACCCGCACCCCCAGTTAGCCCAGGTCCACCACATCCCCCAGCACCACCTCACCCCCATCTCCCTGTCTCACCTGGGACACTCTCTAGGCCACACTCTGGGCCACCAGTTGGGAGTGGGACACGCTGGACTGATCCCTGCCCACCACACGGCCTTCCTCTCTGGCCAGCCCATACACATTATCCCAGCCTCAGCACTTCATCACCACAGCCCCTTAGCCCTCCACCACATACCACACTCATCCCTCTACCCAACGCTGTTCGCCCCCCGGCACTCTAACGCAGCTGCGGCAGCCGCACTGCAGCTCCACCCCTTCCTGCACCCCATTTTCTCAGGGCAGGACCTCCAGCACCCCCCTAACCACGGCTCCTGA
- the LOC110486290 gene encoding G patch domain-containing protein 8 isoform X3 produces the protein MQGRTDPVPIILKYDVMGMGRMEMELDVAEDATEKRKVLEVEKEVTEELQQKYKDQVEKEKAIAKALEDLRANFYCELCEKQYQKHQEFDNHINSYDHAHKQRLKELKQREFARNVSSRSRKGGKKQEKLLRRLHVLAEQRKQQNRTPGSGPMFKPTTVAVDGEKGEEGSAVTPEYVPPTDTAMEGLSGEEKSSGGQASPKPAPTVSFSLGKSSSSPAGASKVSVSFSFAKKPPVKLETVAAVFAKLHQDDEEEGGQEEGGEKAAGQEETSGCSTESPKGGGGGGNGTAGPEEEEEEQQEEQLYQEQPEQQEEEDDGASLASTLNKLKMMMKKEEGWAGQEPEYYHYIPPTHCRVKPRFQFLVFMKATDQCEIREQEEDEEVEEKEVKKTEKVVVEVSEQTQPKATECKSEEPEKTPAAPVTEPTPTSPKLKTEEASASLTDPPPTMAPTPVPGSKQETPVPEPNSGPKIPTGPFFLVLSKDESTTLQWPSELLDFTKAQPALSYSCNPLYFDFKLSRNKGGRAAKSSKPAGEGAEKKTNPEAAAAVNEGNAAAATTTTTTPGPSTDNTGKEQPSLKIEGSQGETEEQKLQSSTSGAKKKKKKKKKHKKSGKGSKREEKEKGAIVDGDAETEILGEKTKKKKKHKRKKSKNKGEEGEEGGGGDKEKPKEDKAVAATVSSAPPAPAGTGSTTGVEPGKRKRPAKEALQKSGAEEGGAGKGSDEAKPSEEHNGTKRLKTDPSAPPSASCSSSAQKSPGPGRPPSSESEEEEGGGGSASRSSRRRSTPREGHRHQSEDSGRSRSRSSRRGDGRGSSRRRHRGQASRSQSDSSSSERSSSAYSRRSRSYSDSYSDDSDGGRHRRHSKRSSDSEYDRRGSGGRRRSRRRHYSSSSSEDSRSRSRSHSRRKRHQRRHRSSSRSSSSRSRSSSARSWRRSYSRSHSSASRSSSSTKGSPHRGRGGQGGHRGRADSATQRRDFNRSCIYRSQSPRSASSRAPNRNSSSQSQRAGGSRGEGGGDQRNSSSHFTARQLLDKIQSRKGSDVPTTGTKTGAKIKDPPSGYFGPKLPPALGNKSMLPLFGKLQAGKKFPAIPLTRPDGGEKSSAGKGSDAVAEVILMEPIREFPPPPPPPPAHKKVEETVVVVQEARHLTLDARVLHEPRPLFHQEPSMLMPPYQGDPGQDPSQNPMMESLIPDMHQQPPPMHAYPNYPPPSLEDEDMGVEAEEDDLAPLESQPITFTPEEMEKYGKLQQAAQQHIQQQLLAKHIKTFPSAAAAQAAANMAAAANHLQPAPPPPQQQMIQIHQPAVSAASATSITTVQHLIQQHHAAQAAAMGIHPHGPHPHPQLAQVHHIPQHHLTPISLSHLGHSLGHTLGHQLGVGHAGLIPAHHTAFLSGQPIHIIPASALHHHSPLALHHIPHSSLYPTLFAPRHSNAAAAAALQLHPFLHPIFSGQDLQHPPNHGS, from the exons gaCGCACTGACCCTGTGCCCATCATCCTCAAATATGATGTCATGGGGATGGGACGCATGGAGATGGAG ttggacGTTGCCGAAGATGCTACAGAGAAGAGGAAAGTgctggaggtggagaaggaagtcACAGAGGAATTACAGCAGAAATACAAG GACCAGGTGGAAAAGGAGAAGGCCATCGCCAAAGCCCTGGAAGACCTGCGGGCCAACTTTTACTGTGAGCTGTGTGAGAAACAGTACCAGAAGCACCAAGAGTTTGACAACCACATCAACTCGTACGACCACGCTCATAAGCAG AGGCTTAAGGAGCTGAAGCAGAGGGAGTTTGCGAGAAATGTGTCATCACGCTCCCGGAAGGGTGGGAAGAAGCAGGAGAAGCTGCTACGCAGGCTGCATGTGCTGGCTGAGCAGAGGAAACAGCAGAACCG TACCCCGGGAAGTGGTCCCATGTTCAAACCCACCACCGTGGCAGTAGATGGGGAGAAGGGTGAAGAGGGGAGTGCTGTAACCCCCGAGTATGTTCCCCCTACAGACACTGCCATGGAGGGCTTGTCAGGGGAGGAGAAGAGCAGTGGGGGTCAGGCCTCCCCCAAACCAGCCCCCACCGTCAGCTTCTCCCTGGGGAAGAGCAGCTCATCCCCGGCCGGGGCCTCCAAGGTCAGCGTGTCCTTCTCCTTCGCCAAGAAACCCCCAGTGAAGCTGGAGACTGTCGCAGCAGTGTTCGCTAAACTCCATCAGGAtgacgaggaggaggggggacaggaggagggaggggagaaggccGCGGGACAGGAGGAGACCTCCGGCTGCAGCACCGAGAGCcccaagggaggaggaggaggggggaatggAACTGCAGggccggaggaggaggaggaggagcagcaggaggagcaactaTATCAAGAACAACCAGAGCAGCAGGAGGAAGAAGATGATGGCGCCTCCCTAGCCTCCACTCTCAACAAGctgaagatgatgatgaagaagGAGGAAGGCTGGGCCGGCCAGGAGCCTGAATACTACCACTACATCCCACCAACCCACTGCAGAGTCAAACCCCGCTTCCAGTTCCTGGTGTTCATGAAGGCCACAGACCAGTGTGAGATCAGGGAgcaagaagaagatgaagaggtGGAAGAGAAGGAAGTGAAGAAGACCGAGAAGGTGGTAGTCGAGGTTTCTGAGCAGACACAGCCAAAAGCTACTGAGTGCAAATCAGAGGAGCCAGAGAAGACTCCTGCAGCTCCAGTCACAGAGCCCACTCCCACATCACCTAAACTGAAGACTGAAGAGGCCTCTGCCAGCTTAACAGACCCCCCACCCACAATGGCCCCCACCCCAGTACCAGGCAGCAAGCAGGAGACCCCAGTCCCAGAGCCCAACTCGGGCCCCAAAATCCCCACCGGCCCCTTCTTCCTGGTCCTGAGCAAAGACGAGAGCACCACTCTGCAGTGGCCCTCGGAGCTGCTGGACTTTACCAAGGCTCAGCCCGCCCTCTCTTACAGCTGCAACCCCCTGTACTTCGACTTCAAACTGTCCCGCAACAAAGGGGGACGAGCAGCCAAGTCCTCCAAGCCCGCTGGTGAAGGAGCTGAGAAAAAAACCAATCCTGAGGCAGCTGCTGCAGTCAATGAGGGGAAtgctgctgctgccaccaccaccaccaccacccctgggCCCAGCACTGACAACACTGGTAAGGAGCAGCCCTCCTTAAAAATAGAGGGTTCCCAAGgggagactgaggaacaaaagCTACAGAGTAGCACAAGCGGagccaagaagaagaaaaagaagaagaagaagcataaGAAATCTGGGAAAGGCTCCAAGCGCGAAGAAAAAGAGAAGGGAGCCATAGTGGACGGGGACGCGGAAACTGAGATCCTAGGAGAGAAaaccaaaaagaagaaaaaacacaAACGAAAGAAGAGCAAAAACAAAGGTGAGGAGGGGGAAGAAGGAGGTGGTGGTGATAAGGAAAAGCCTAAAGAGGATAAAGCAGTAGCCGCAACGGTTTCTAGTGCTCCCCCAGCACCAGCAGGAACAGGATCTACTACAGGAGTGGAACCTGGGAAGAGGAAACGACCAGCCAAAGAAGCACTTCAGAAGTCCGGGGCAGAGGAAGGTGGGGCAGGGAAAGGTTCTGACGAGGCCAAGCCCTCTGAGGAGCACAACGGCACCAAGCGTCTGAAGACAGACCCCAGCGCCCCACCCAGCGCTTCCTGCTCCTCCTCGGCCCAGAAGAGCCCCGGGCCAGGCAGACCACCCAGCAgtgagagtgaggaggaggaaggaggtggAGGCTCAGCTTCCCGATCCAGCCGCCGCAGGTCCACGCCCCGGGAGGGGCACCGGCACCAGAGCGAGGACTCCGGCCGCTCCCGAAGCCGCTCGTCGCGTCGGGGAGACGGGCGAGGGAGCAGCCGGCGGCGGCACCGCGGCCAGGCCTCCCGTAGCCAGTCAGACTCCAGCAGCTCGGAGCGCTCCTCGAGCGCCTACAGCCGGCGCAGCCGCAGCTACTCAGACAGTTACAGTGACGACAGTGACGGAGGCCGCCACCGGAGACACTCTAAACGCTCCTCTGACTCCGAGTACGATCGACGGGGAAGCGGCGGGCGGCGGCGCTCCAGAAGACGTCACTATTCTTCCTCGTCCTCGGAGGACTCTCGCTCCCGCTCACGCAGCCACAGCCGCAGGAAGAGGCACCAGCGGCGGCACCGGAGCAGCTCTCGGAGCTCTAGCAGCAGGAGCCGCAGCAGCAGCGCCAGGTCGTGGAGACGCAGCTACAGCCGCAGCCACAGCTCAGCCAGCCGCTCCTCCAGCTCTACTAAGGGCTCCCCTCACCGGGGTCGGGGAGGCCAGGGGGGCCACAGGGGCCGGGCAGACAGCGCTACACAACGCCGAGACTTCAACCGCTCCTGCATCTACCGTTCCCAGTCCCCCCGCTCTGCCTCGTCACGAGCCCCAAACCGCAACAGCAGCTCCCAGAGCCAGAGGGCAGGGGGGTCccggggagaaggaggaggagaccagaggaACTCTTCCTCACACTTCACCGCCCGCCAGCTTCTGGATAAGATCCAGTCCAGGAAGGGATCTGATGTCCCAACCACAGGGACCAAGACTGGCGCCAAGATCAAGGACCCACCATCGGGCTACTTTGGGCCCAAACTGCCTCCAGCTCTGGGCAATAAGTCCATGCTGCCCCTGTTCGGTAAGCTGCAGGCAGGGAAGAAATTCCCTGCGATCCCCCTGACCCGGCCCGATGGTGGAGAGAAGTCATCAGCAGGGAAAGGTTCAGATGCTGTGGCAGAGGTCATCCTGATGGAGCCCATCCGGGAGTTCCCCCCACCGCCTCCCCCTCCACCAGCTCATAAGAAGGTGGAGGAGACGGTAGTAGTTGTTCAGGAAGCCCGCCACCTCACCCTGGACGCACGGGTTCTTCATGAGCCCCGTCCACTGTTCCATCAGGAACCCTCCATGCTGATGCCCCCATACCAGGGCGACCCGGGACAGGACCCCTCCCAGAACCCCATGATGGAGTCCCTCATCCCCGACATGCATCAGCAGCCACCCCCCATGCACGCCTACCCCAACTACCCCCCGCCCAGCCTGGAGGATGAGGACATGGGCGTGGAGGCAGAGGAGGACGATCTGGCCCCGCTGGAGAGCCAGCCCATCACCTTCACCCCAGAGGAGATGGAGAAGTACGGCAAGCTGCAGCAGGCCGCCCAGCAGCACATCCAGCAGCAGCTCCTGGCCAAGCACATCAAGACCTTCCCCTCAGCCGCAGCAGCACAGGCTGCAGCGAACATGGCTGCAGCAGCGAACCATCTGCAGCCggcacccccccctccccagcaGCAGATGATCCAGATCCACCAGCCTGCTGTGTCTGCAGCCTCGGCTACCTCCATCACCACAGTACAACACCTCATCCAGCAGCACCATGCTGCTCAGGCTGCAGCCATGGGCATCCACCCACACGGACCCCACCCGCACCCCCAGTTAGCCCAGGTCCACCACATCCCCCAGCACCACCTCACCCCCATCTCCCTGTCTCACCTGGGACACTCTCTAGGCCACACTCTGGGCCACCAGTTGGGAGTGGGACACGCTGGACTGATCCCTGCCCACCACACGGCCTTCCTCTCTGGCCAGCCCATACACATTATCCCAGCCTCAGCACTTCATCACCACAGCCCCTTAGCCCTCCACCACATACCACACTCATCCCTCTACCCAACGCTGTTCGCCCCCCGGCACTCTAACGCAGCTGCGGCAGCCGCACTGCAGCTCCACCCCTTCCTGCACCCCATTTTCTCAGGGCAGGACCTCCAGCACCCCCCTAACCACGGCTCCTGA